The proteins below come from a single Desulfitobacterium metallireducens DSM 15288 genomic window:
- a CDS encoding TetR/AcrR family transcriptional regulator encodes MARLKPEDTRQKIMDSAQRLFVERGYFNTVIPDIVRDSKISIGSIYHHFSNKQDLAKALYEETLQSFTREMHSCTDPLTDVKNKLYAMVQFIYTLCEDSPIQMEYMLFVRHNEIFPEQVPICLSEPFQAVEEWIEDGIASGDVIPGQPLLLAGVFMGGILKVVELKLRGVLKEPLPEVVDKTFTLAWRSIAK; translated from the coding sequence ATGGCTCGCTTAAAGCCTGAAGACACGCGTCAAAAGATTATGGATTCGGCACAGCGCCTTTTTGTTGAGCGGGGATATTTTAATACGGTCATCCCGGATATTGTACGCGATTCAAAAATAAGCATTGGCTCGATCTATCATCATTTTTCGAATAAACAGGATCTAGCAAAGGCTCTTTATGAAGAAACTCTGCAATCTTTTACAAGGGAGATGCACTCCTGCACAGATCCTTTAACTGATGTTAAGAATAAACTCTATGCAATGGTACAGTTTATTTATACATTATGCGAGGATAGTCCTATTCAGATGGAATACATGCTTTTTGTGCGTCACAATGAGATTTTTCCAGAACAAGTCCCTATTTGCCTTTCTGAACCCTTTCAAGCCGTTGAAGAATGGATCGAAGATGGAATAGCCTCCGGCGATGTTATCCCGGGCCAGCCCTTACTCTTGGCCGGAGTGTTTATGGGGGGGATTTTAAAAGTCGTTGAACTTAAATTAAGGGGAGTCCTGAAAGAGCCCCTCCCGGAGGTGGTTGACAAAACATTTACATTGGCTTGGCGAAGTATCGCTAAGTAA